The Terriglobia bacterium genome contains the following window.
TTTTTACTACCTCGCCATCCAGAAGACGAACGTGGCGACGGCGATCATCCTGCAATACACGGCGCCGATGTGGGTGCTGCTGTATCTGGTGGCTCGCGGGGTGCAGAGGCCGACCGCGCCACGCGTATTGTCGGTGGGACTGGCGGTGTTGGGCAGCGCGCTGGCCATCGGCGCGGTGGGCGCGGGCGCGTTTCGAATCAGTCCAGTCGGTGTGGCCGCGGGAATGGCGGCGGCGCTTTCGTTTGCCTACTACAACGTGTTCATCCCGCCGCTGCTGACGCGGCACGATCGCTGGAAGGTGCTGCTGTACATTCTGGCGGGCGCGGTGATGTGCTGGCTGGTGATCAACCCGCCGTGGCGAATCGAGCGCTATTCCGGCGCGCAATGGGGGTTCCTGGCGCTGTTTTCGGTGACCTCGGTGTTGCTGCCGTTTTCCTTCTACATCGCGGGGTTGCAGTACCTGGATGCGACGCGCGCCATCGTGACCAGTTGCCTGGAGCCGGTGTTCTCCATCTTGCTCGCGGCCATCACGTTGGGCGAACTGGTGCGGCCCATCCAGGTGGTGGGCATC
Protein-coding sequences here:
- a CDS encoding EamA family transporter; its protein translation is MATELKAEIPGPFPPRSHPVRGYVFIAAAALCWGISASLGRAAFTGRLVSGQALPPIGPLILAQTRATLALLVLAPVLLARRGTAGLKMSRADLVRALLVGVLGVAASNYFYYLAIQKTNVATAIILQYTAPMWVLLYLVARGVQRPTAPRVLSVGLAVLGSALAIGAVGAGAFRISPVGVAAGMAAALSFAYYNVFIPPLLTRHDRWKVLLYILAGAVMCWLVINPPWRIERYSGAQWGFLALFSVTSVLLPFSFYIAGLQYLDATRAIVTSCLEPVFSILLAAITLGELVRPIQVVGIVVVLAATVLVQLSGKEAAVEPME